The sequence CCAGTTCGCTTCTCTCGTTGCCATCTCTAGTAGCGAATTGCACGCGAAACGCAAAAGCCTTGCTGAGACAGAACCGAACGAGATGTCCGTTTGTACGGACAAATCTGGTGATGGTACTCGATAGACTGAAAGAGGCCACTGGAACAGCGCGTCTTGCGTACCAAGCGAGACTTCCATCGCTATCTCACGACTGTATCTGCGAGCAATTCCAGAAAGATATGGAAGTGCTCAATTACTGATCGATACGACCAGAGTGTCGTGTTATAGCCGATCTAGATAATCCCTCCGCTGTTCCATCTTTTCTTTCTCTGTACGTTGGTCGTAGTGCATCTCAAGCACCTGTTCGGAGACGTTTGCTCGATCGCCGACTGCCTTCATCGGCCAGTCTTGCTGGAGCGAGTGCGTGATCCCACCGCGACGAAGTGCGTGTGGACTCTCGCTCGATGGACACTCCGAAGCGCGTTCGTATTCAGTCGCTGGACAGTCATCGATGTTACGTCCATGTGGACAGTCTTCACCCCGAATACATGGCCACGTATACCGATAACAATCTCCTCGAAGCGTCGTCGTATGAGCACGTCCCTGTGACGTCGTAATAAGCGGCTCACGATCGTACTCGTCCACAGACGCTGGTCGTCGCTGCTCAATCCAGTCGATCAAAAGCTGACAAACCTTGTCTGACAGCGCGATAAACCGTTCGCCGTCTGTGCTGTTCTTGATAGGCGTATCGGTCTCAGGTCGATGGACGACCTGCAAGGACTTCTCTTCGGAATCGAAATCGTCCACGTCAAGCGAGTGGATTGCCCCGACTCGTATCATCGTATGCCACATCAGTGCGATCACAACGTGGTGTCGAGACGCGTATTCGTAGCGACGGAGGTAAGCGAGTAGTTCTTCGGCGCGCTCCTCCTCGAGCATCTCGTCACGCACGTTATCATCACCGGTCAGGTTCGGTGATCGAATTTTCACGTGGAGGTCTTCCGGTGCTCCATCGATCGATTCCACCCACCTGATGAAGACCCGTAGCGTGTCCATCTGGGTCTTTTCGGTTGCAGGTGAGAGATCACCTTCATCCCGCCGCCACAGCCGGTATCGGTGCAGCTTTCGACCAGTCAGATTATTCAGGTTCGTGATCTCCTCGTTGTTACACCACCGGATGAAATGCCCAAGTCGGGATCGATGTGAGCGAATCGTCGCTTCGGTGACGTTGTTCTCCCTGTCAGCTAGGTACAATTCAAGCGCGGTTTCCGGTTCGATCGGTTCGAGACTCATAGCTCTGTGAGTGCGAACTCGAGGCCAGAACCGCCGATCACAGATCGCCGATTTACGCCGTTTCAGGGCCAGTAAGGGACTTCGTTCACCGCGTGAACAAGCGCCTGCAGCCCCCATCGCAACCAAATCGCCAGACTGCGGTACGAAAGCGAAAATTTCTGAGAGGATGATCGTTCGATTTCTGAACGAAAGCGAGCATGGCTCACACTCGGCACGGGAATTCTCTGGACAGTCGGTGGTCCAGAAACGGTTCCCCCCTAGCCCGCGTAGTCGAGACAAATGAACGTCGACGATGAGACGATCCAGGACCGGTGTACAGATGTCGTATTCGAACGCGGCCAGAACTATCGTCAGGAAGGCCGAATCCAGCAGA is a genomic window of Natrarchaeobius halalkaliphilus containing:
- a CDS encoding tyrosine-type recombinase/integrase encodes the protein MSLEPIEPETALELYLADRENNVTEATIRSHRSRLGHFIRWCNNEEITNLNNLTGRKLHRYRLWRRDEGDLSPATEKTQMDTLRVFIRWVESIDGAPEDLHVKIRSPNLTGDDNVRDEMLEEERAEELLAYLRRYEYASRHHVVIALMWHTMIRVGAIHSLDVDDFDSEEKSLQVVHRPETDTPIKNSTDGERFIALSDKVCQLLIDWIEQRRPASVDEYDREPLITTSQGRAHTTTLRGDCYRYTWPCIRGEDCPHGRNIDDCPATEYERASECPSSESPHALRRGGITHSLQQDWPMKAVGDRANVSEQVLEMHYDQRTEKEKMEQRRDYLDRL